A genomic region of Colletotrichum destructivum chromosome 5, complete sequence contains the following coding sequences:
- a CDS encoding Putative FMN-dependent dehydrogenase, cytochrome b5-like heme/steroid binding protein, producing the protein MVVNGTEVAKNNTRDSCWVVVHGQVWDVTEFLNEHPGGANLIIKCAGRDATEDYDSIHNPDLITETLSPDRCLGPVDPATLPRPQEPSTDATAKPEPAANPHLGAIINVDDFERVAERYLSPMGWAYYSSGAEDERSLHDSRRVFRKLALRPRILRDVDTVCTATTILGLPSSLPFYISPTGQAKYAHPEAETLLSRAAGEEGIVYCMPTKPSASIESIFGARANEAQPLFFQLYVDRNRDKAQATIRKAERLGARAIFVTVDSPVIGKRERDERLTVGDEPFSEAGGVAKTTASGLLNAGLTWDDLTWIRETTSLPIVIKGVQSVEDALIAHERGVDGVVLSNHGGRSQDTAQSPMVTLLEIRRYAPHLLAPETRAGFQVFVDGGIRRGTDVLKALALGATAVGIGRPFLYSMTAGYGEAGVRRLVRILRHELETNMALAGAKTVGDIVPEMVNSERAEKEVTGRVKL; encoded by the exons ATGGTTGTGAACGGGACAGAAGTGGCAAAGAACAACACCAGAGACTCATGCTGGGTCGTGGTCCACGGTCAGGTGTGGGATGTGACAG AGTTCCTCAACGAGCACCCCGGCGGCGCAAACCTCATCATCAAGTGCGCCGGCCGGGACGCCACGGAGGACTACGACTCCATCCACAACCCGGATCTCATCACAGAAACACTCTCTCCGGACCGCTGTCTGGGACCCGTGGACCCGGCGACCCTGCCGAGGCCGCAGGAGCCGTCGACAGACGCTACCGCAAAGCCTgagccggcggcgaaccCGCACCTtggcgccatcatcaacgtcgacgaCTTTGAAAGGGTCGCGGAGAGGTATCTCTCGCCCATGGGCTGGGCCTACTACTCCTCCGGCGCGGAGGACGAGCGGAGCCTGCACGACTCCCGCCGCGTCTTCCGGAAGCTCGCCCTCCGGCCGCGGATCCTGCGCGACGTCGACACCGTCTGCACAGCGACcaccatcctcggcctcccgTCCTCGTTGCCGTTCTACATCTCGCCGACGGGGCAGGCGAAGTACGCCCATCCGGAGGCCGAGACACTGctctcgagggcggcgggcgaggaggggatCGTGTACTGCATGCCCACGAAGCCGAGCGCGTCGATTGAGAGCATCTTCGGGGCCAGGGCGAACGAGGCGCAGCCGTTGTTCTTCCAGCTGTACGTCGACCGGAACCGGGACAAGGCGCAGGCCACGATCCGCAAAGCCGAGCGGTTGGGCGCGCGGGCGATCTTTGTGACCGTCGACTCGCCCGTCATCGGAAAGCGCGAGCGCGACGAACGCCTGACCGTCGGGGACGAGCCCTTCTCGGAGGCCGGCGGGGTGGCCAAGACCACGGCGTCGGGGCTGTTGAACGCCGGGCTGACGTGGGACGACCTCACATGGATCAGGGAGACGACGTCGCTGCCCATCGTGATCAAGGGCGTCCAGTCGGTGGAAGATGCACTCATCGCCCacgagcgcggcgtcgacggcgtcgtgctGTCGAACCACGGCGGTAGGTCGCAGGACACGGCACAGTCGCCCATGGTGACGCTCCTCGAGATCCGGCGGTACGCGCCGCACCTGCTCGCCCCGGAGACGAGGGCCGGGTTCCAGGtgttcgtcgacggcggcatccgaCGCGGGACGGACGTCCTCAAAGCGCTGGCGCTCGGGGCGACGGCCGTGGGCATCGGGAGGCCGTTCCTGTACTCGATGACGGCGGGGTATGGGGAGGCTGGCGTGAGGCGGCTGGTGCGGATCTTGAGGCACGAGTTGGAGACGAATATGGCGCTCGCCGGGGCGAAGACCGTCGGGGACATTGTGCCTGAGATGGTGAATAGTGAGCGAGCGGAGAAGGAGGTTACGGGGAGAGTGAAGTTGTAG
- a CDS encoding Putative major facilitator superfamily, MFS transporter superfamily, protein MDVEKTDRSSDQVEDISAEKQSNHGGNLIMPASLAALGQEEYEKVGKRATLKMDMVIMPIMVIMYVLNYLDRQNIASAKLANITTDLNLSEVEYQTTVSILFVGYILMQVPSNMIVGKIKWPGVYICAGMAAWGIISTLMAVVHNYEGLLMARFFLGFVEAIFFPGALYFLSLFYNRKQFALRTAILYSGSQLGNAFGGLFAIGILNLDGVRGLAGWRWLFLVEGVITVGLAIPFACILPNSNKKIPTLTQLECEWVQYNFAADQGQEDDSGEVAALKGFMMAVTDPKTWMLMGILYSTYIVGAVANFFPSVVGGLGFSRTMTYALTAPPFILCVFTMLLNGFHSDRKQERYLHIVVPLGVTLVANVIAVSTINIAARYVAMMLLPGSFYAAAVVVLSWIMGSLSQPSAKRASAIALINAMCNTPNVWGSYLYYGAPRYVSAFIVNIAATGLAIAFATGTRIWLRRVNAKLDRGEDTGKHGPTQAQVAGGFRYLL, encoded by the exons ATGGACGTGGAGAAAACCGATCGGTCTTCGGACCAGGTCGAGGACATTAGCGCCGAGAAGCAGAGCAACCATGGCGGCAACCTCATCATGCCCGCCAGCCTGGCGGCCCTAGGCCAAGAGGAGTATGAGAAGGTGGGAAAGCGGGCGACATTGAAGATGGACATGGTGATCATGCCAATCATGGTAATCATGTACGTCC TCAACTATCTCGACCGCCAGAACATAGCGAGCGCGAAGCTGGCCAACATCACCACGGACTTGAACCTAAGCGAGGTCGAGTACCAGACCACCGTCAGCATCCTCTTTGTCGGTTACA TCCTCATGCAGGTCCCCTCCAACATGATCGTCGGCAAGATCAAGTGGCCCGGCGTGTACATCTGCGCCGGCATGGCCGCCTGGGGCATCATCTCGACGCTGATGGCGGTGGTGCACAACTACGAGGGCCTGCTGATGGcgcgcttcttcctcggcttcgtcgaggccatcttcttccccgGCGCGCTGTACTTCCTCTCGCTGTTCTACAACCGGAAGCAGTTTGCCCTGCGCACCGCCATCCTCTACTCGGGCTCGCAGCTGGGCAACGCCTTTGGCGGCCTGTTTGCCATTGGCATCCTGAACCTGGACGGCGTCAGGGGTCTGGCCGGTTGGCGATGG CTAtttctcgtcgagggcgtcatcaccgtcggcctcgccatccccTTTGCCTGCATCCTGCCCAACTCCAACAAGAAGATCCCTACCCTCACGCAGCTCGAGTGCGAGTGGGTGCAGTACAACTTTGCTGCGGACCAGGGCCAGGAGGACGACTCGGGCGAAGTCGCGGCCCTCAAGGGCTTCATGATGGCCGTCACGGACCCCAAGACGTGGATGCTGATGGGAATTCTCTACTCG ACCTACATCGTCGGTGCCGTGGCCAACTTCTTCCCttccgtcgtcggcggcctcggcttctCCCGCACCATGACCTACGCCCTCACGGCGccccccttcatcctctGCGTCTTCACCATGCTCCTCAACGGCTTCCACTCGGACCGCAAGCAGGAGCGCTACCTGCACATCGTGGTGCCCCTGGGCGTCaccctcgtcgccaacgtcatcgccgtctcgACCATCAACATCGCGGCGCGCTACGTGGCCATGATGTTGCTGCCGGGGTCCttctacgccgccgccgtcgtcgtgctgTCATGGATCATGGGCAGCCTGTCGCAGCCGTCGGCGAAGCGGGCTTCGGCCATCGCGCTCATCAACGCCATGTGCAACACGCCCAACGTGTGGGGCAGCTACCTGTACTACGGCGCGCCGAGGTACGTCTCGGCCTTCATCGTCAACATCGCGGCGACGGGGCTCGCCATCGCGTTCGCGACAGGGACGAGGATCTGGCTGCGGAGGGTGAACGCCAAGCTGGACCGCGGCGAGGACACCGGCAAGCATGGGCCGACGCAGGCGCAGGTTGCCGGGGGTTTCAGATATCTCCTCTGA
- a CDS encoding Putative lipoyl synthase, aldolase-type TIM barrel has translation MSSSMAPLARVQAPLRRALASSARSRAFATVPPTLGSTSEASSQPPKSVARRPTYFKDKTVASLDDFIAGGAAAAAKGTLTDAEAYEIRTVEVTGPTGKKKTITRLPEWLKTPIPAGNENYKAIKKDLRGLGLHTVCEEAKCPNISECWGGSSKSAATATIMLMGDTCTRGCRFCSVKTNRAPAPLDPHEPEHTAEALARWGLGYVVLTSVDRDDLADGGARHFAETISKIKAKKPSLLVEALTGDFMGDLDMVRIVAESGLDVYAHNVETVEALTPYVRDRRATFRQSTKVLAHVKEVKPEMITKTSLMLGLGEQEEEIMDALRQLRQANVDVVTFGQYMRPTKRHLKVEKYVTPDEFEMWKQRALDMGFLYCASGPLVRSSYKAGEAFIENVLRKRAGEKAAMAGSKQLGQTVALEEGFKTL, from the exons ATGTCATCGTCCATGGCGCCCCTCGCGCGCGTCCAGGCGCCCCTCCGACGCGCCCTTGCCTCGTCGGCTCGCTCCCGAGCTTTCGCCACCGTCCCTCCCACGCTCGGCTCAACATCCGAGGCGTCATCACAGCCCCCGAAGTCCGTCGCGCGCCGGCCGACGTACTTCAAAGACAAGACGGTCGCCTCGCTGGACGacttcatcgccggcggcgccgccgccgcagcaaaGGGCAccctcaccgacgccgaggcgtACGAGATCCGCACCGTCGAGGTGACGGGCCCgacgggcaagaagaagaccatcACGCGGCTGCCCGAGTGGCTCAAGACGCCGATTCCCGCAGGCAATGAGAACTACAAAGCCATCAAGAAGGACCTGCGCGGCCTGGGCCTTCACACGGTGTGCGAGGAGGCCAAGTGCCCCAACATCTCGGAGTGTTGGGGCGGGTCGTCCAAGAGcgcagcgacggcgaccatcATGCTTATGGGCGACACGTGTACGCGCGGCTGCCGGTTCTGCAGTGTCAAGACGAAccgcgcgccggcgccgctggACCCGCACGAGCCGGAGCAcacggccgaggcgctggCGCGGTGGGGCCTGGGCTACGTCGTGCTGACCTCGGTCGACCgcgacgacctggccgacggcggcgcgcggCACTTCGCCGAGACCATCAGCAagatcaaggccaagaagccgAGCCTGCTGGTCGAGGCGCTGACGGGCGACTTCATGGGCGACCTGGACATGGTGCGCATCGTGGCCGAGAGCGGGCTCGACGTGTACGCGCACAACGTCGAGACAGTCGAGGCGTTGACGCCGTACGTGCGGGACCGCCGGGCGACGTTCCGGCAGAGCACAAAGGTGCTGGCGCACGTTAAGGAGGTGAAGCCCGAGATGATTACAAAGACGAGCCTGATgctgggcctgggcgagcaggaggaggagatcatGGATGCTCTAAGGC AACTTCGCCAGGccaacgtcgacgtcgttaCGTTCGGGCAGTACATGCGGCCGACGAAGCGGCAcctcaaggtcgagaagTACGTGACGCCAGACGAGTTCGAGATGTGGAAGCAGCGCGCGCTGGACATGGGCTTCCTGTACTGCGCCAGCGGGCCGCTCGTGCGCAGCAGCTACAAGGCAGGCGAGGCCTTCATCGAGAACGTGCTGCGCAAGAGGGCGGGCGAgaaggcggccatggcgggGAGCAAGCAGCTCGGCCAGACGGTCGCGTTGGAGGAGGGCTTCAAGACGTTATAA
- a CDS encoding Putative pectate lyase superfamily protein, with protein MRVATAFWLAAATLAKAAYWMEDIDHQGISAYHPDPNYKVFRNVKDFGAKGDGVTDDTAAINEAISSGQRCEPGKCKGETTSPATVYFPPGTYLISGSIIDFFYTQIIGDPTDRPVIKAAANFPTNTTLGLLDGNQYGANGLAWGATNVFFRQVRNLIFDTTAIPASASALAIHWPSSQATSITNCVFRLAEGADSKHVGLFIEEGSGGLLNDLDFYGGQYGANFGNQQYTLRGARFFNAQVAINQLWDWGWTYKSIYVENCGTGIRMQDNSTTSITLIDSQFVNVKTAIRTSRDPGAKVPSTAGTLVLENVAFSNVGAALIGPKNNTIIPGSSGTILNQGFAMGHVYTPTGPTDYTGGDASYFPVYPALLASSSANGTKYYERSKPHYEDVPASCFISARSFGAKGDGTTDDTVALNNLFNYVAADPSAYLVAFVDAGTYYVSDTVFIPPGARIVGEALASIIMGGGARFQDITRPHPVVKVAIPGQCGAIEWSDMIVSTRGAAPGAKVIEYNLNTLGGEPSGMWDVHVRVGGFAGTQQQLAQCPTTPNATVTAETVDGNCVAAWMSMHLTRASSNVWMENCWLWIADHDLEDPDYKQVTVYAGRGLLVESSNGRVWLSASGSEHHTLYQYQLFKTRDVYMGQVQSETPYYQPNPPATIPFPRVQGYHDPDFEADCRGRQAKGPVAPPCAMAWGMRIIGSRNVVAFGAGHYSFFNNYKTNCSQIGAGARCQQRIVDVRDAPDNCTATDDVSIYNLQIVGTRAMVTRDGTDVAFYKDNIAGFTAGIALYQH; from the exons ATGCGAGTCGCTACCGCGTTCTGGCTCGCGGCGGCCAccctcgccaaggccgcgtACTGGATGGAAGACATCGATCACCAGGGCATCTCGGCATACCACCCGGACCCGAACTACAAAGTCTTCCGCAACGTCAAGGACTTCGGCGCTaagggcgacggcgtcacgGACGATACGGCCGCCATTAATGAGGCCATCTCTTCGGGCCAGAGATGCGAGCCGGGGAAGTGCAAGGGCgagacgacgtcgccggctACCGTCTACTTCCCTCCCGG AACCTACCTCATCTCGGGCTCCATCATCGACTTCTTTTACACTCAAATCATCGGCGACCCGACTGACAGGCCCGTgatcaaggccgccgccaactttcccaccaacaccaccctcggccttcttgacggAAACCAG TACGGCGCAAACGGCCTGGCATGGGGTGCTACCAACGTCTTCTTCAGACAAGTCCGCAACCTCATCTTCGACACCACCGCCATCCCGGCGTCCGCGTCGGCTCTTGCGATCCACTGGCCGTCGTCCCAGGCCACCTCCATCACCAACTGTGtcttccgcctcgccgagggTGCGGACAGCAAGCACGTCGGTCTCTTCATCGAGGAGGGCTCCGGCGGGCTCTTGAACGACCTGGACTTTTACGGAGGGCAGTACGGCGCCAACTTTGGCAACCAGCAGTACACCCTTCGCGGCGCTC GCTTCTTCAACGCCCAGGTCGCCATTAACCAGCTCTGGGACTGGGGCTGGACGTACAAGAGCATCTACGTCGAGAACTGCGGCACCGGCATCCGCATGCAGGACAACAGCACCACGTCCATCACCCTGATCGACTCGCAGTTCGTCAACGTCAAGACGGCCATCCGCACGAGCCGCGACCCGGGCGCCAAGGtgccctcgacggccggcACCCTGGTCTTGGAGAACGTCGCCTTCTccaacgtcggcgccgccctcatcGGCCCCAAGAACAACACCATCATCCCGGGTTCCTCGGGGACCATCCTCAACCAGGGCTTCGCCATGGGCCACGTCTACACGCCCACCGGCCCCACGGACTAcacgggcggcgacgctTCCTACTTCCCCGTCTACCCGGCGCTCCtggcgtcctcctcggccaacggcaccaaATACTACGAGCGCTCCAAGCCGCACTACGAGGACGTCCCCGCGAGCTGCTTCATCTCGGCTCGCTCCTTCGGCGCCAAGGGCGATGGCACAACGGACGACACGGTGGCGCTCAACAACCTCTTCAACTacgttgccgccgacccGTCGGCCtacctcgtcgccttcgtcgacgccggcacgTACTACGTCTCCGACACCGTCTTCATCCCGCCCGGCGCGcgcatcgtcggcgaggcgctggcctccatcatcatgggcggcggcgcccggTTCCAGGACATTACGCGGCCGCACCCGGTCGTCAAGGTCGCCATCCCCGGCCAGTGCGGCGCCATCGAGTGGTCCGACATGATCGTCTCGACgcgcggcgcggcgcccGGCGCCAAGGTGATCGAGTACAACCTCAACacgctcggcggcgagccaTCGGGCATGTGGGACGTCCACGTCCGCGTCGGCGGGTTCGCCGGcacgcagcagcagctcgcgcAGTGCCCGACAACGCCCAACGCCACCGTCACGGCCGAGACGGTCGACGGCAACTGCGTCGCCGCTTGGATGAGCATGCACCTCACGCGCGCGAGCTCCAACGTGTGGATGGAGAACTGCTGGCTGTGGATCGCCGaccacgacctcgaggacccGGACTACAAGCAGGTCACCGTCTacgccggccgcggcctgcTCGTCGAGTCCTCCAACGGCCGCGTCtggctctcggcctcgggcaGCGAGCACCACACGCTCTACCAGTACCAGCTCTTCAAGACGCGCGACGTCTACATGGGCCAGGTGCAGTCCGAGACGCCGTACTACCAGCCGAACCCGCCCGCGACGATCCCCTTCCCGCGCGTCCAGGGGTACCACGACCCGGACTTCGAGGCCGACTGCCGGGGCCGCCAGGCCAAGGGGCCGGTCGCACCGCCGTGCGCGATGGCGTGGGGCATGCGCATCATCGGCAGCCGcaacgtcgtcgccttcgggGCCGGGCACTACTCCTTCTTCAACAACTACAAAACGAATTGCAGCCagatcggcgccggcgcgcggTGCCAGCAAAGGATCGTCGATGTCCGGGACGCGCCGGACAACTGCACGGCGACGGATGACGTGAGCATCTACAACCTGCAGATCGTCGGCACGCGGGCCATGGTCACCcgggacgggacggacgTGGCGTTTTACAAGGACAACATCGCCGGGTTCACGGCGGGCATTGCGCTGTATCAGCACTGA
- a CDS encoding Putative RNA methyltransferase, nucleic acid-binding, tRNA (guanine-N1-)-methyltransferase — protein sequence MAYDQRAKRRKTDDEGYVDTTRMSSKFQPYEGGRTWTVSVAIPSSILTDAITAERRTAVAGRIARALAVFSVDEIVLFDDSPVESRPKNVDTKAYTGDVDGCHFLEHLLGYLEVPPFMRKMLFPLHANLRLANQLPALEMPHHPNPADWLPYREGVASKGTPQGTMIDVGLKNHVLIEDEVPPNTRVTLSYPDYNTDKAEACDPSAPREEGGYYWGYQVRRANSLSSVFTECKYEGGYDVSIGTSERGRSLSDAFPSAAPLDFKHLLIVFGGPRGIEYAALNDKELEGMEMTPAKARELFDHWVDVLPGQGSRTIRTDEAIWVALTSLRRLWVEV from the exons ATGGCGTACGATCAAAGAGCAAAG AGGAGAAagaccgacgacgaaggctATGTCGACACAACGAGGATGTCGTCCAAGTTCCAACCCTACGAGGGCGGTAGAACTTGGACAGTCTCGGTCGCGATTCCGAGCAGTATTCTCACAGA TGCCATAACCGCCGAGCGCCGCactgccgtcgccggccgtATCGCCCGagccctcgccgtcttctccgtcgaTGAGATCGTCCTCTTCGACGACAGCCCCGTTGAGTCCCGGCCCAAGAACGTCGACACGAAGGCCTACAccggcgatgtcgacggcTGCCACTTCCTCGAGCACCTCCTCGGCTACCTCGAAGTGCCGCCCTTCATGCGCAAGATGCTCTTCCCGCTCCACGCGAACCTGCGCCTCGCCAACCAGTTGCCCGCGCTCGAGATGCCACACCACCCGAACCCGGCCGACTGGCTGCCGTAccgcgagggcgtcgccaGCAAAGGGACGCCCCAGGGCACCATGATCGACGTCGGGCTGAAGAACCATGTTTtgatcgaggacgaggtgcCCCCGAACACGCGCGTGACGCTGTCGTACCCGGACTACAACACCGACAAGGCGGAGGCATGCgacccgtcggcgccgagggaagagggcggcTACTACTGGGGCTACCAGGTGCGGCGCGCCAACTCGCTGTCGTCGGTGTTCACCGAATGCAAGTACGAGGGCGGCTACGACGTCAGCATCGGCACGTCGGAGCGCGGGCGCTCCCTCTCGGACGCGTTCCCCAGCGCGGCGCCCTTGGACTTCAAGCACCTGCTCATCGTGTTCGGCGGGCCTAGAGGTATCGAATACGCGGCGCTGAAcgacaaggagctcgagggcaTGGAGATGACcccggcgaaggcgagggagCTGTTCGACCACTGGGTGGACGTGCTGCCTGGGCAGGGAAGCCGCACCATTCGgacggacgaggccatcTGGGTGGCGCTTACGAGCTTGAGGAGGCTGTGGGTTGAGGTCTGA
- a CDS encoding Putative thioredoxin, whose amino-acid sequence MSLVNIQSAGQWQGILSSTNVVIADFYADWCGPCKMIAPHFERLAKEHSKPNKVAFCKINVDNQSTIARTHGVSAMPTFIVFHGGQAVETIKGANPPALTQAIQNALKLPDKGGRSAATFTTPGRTLGGDKPARASLRRPVQWQLRDFFSNIITFIGLYLVSLFAIDPHKAAEMSQFNRVNPPAPVVKPAKGAAGSGTRQAPKGPAFKTLADLGGDE is encoded by the exons ATGAGTCTCGTCAACATCCAGTCTGCCGGCCAATGGCAAGGCATCCTTAGCAGCACCAATGTTGTCATTGCCGACT TCTACGCCGACTGGTGCGGTCCCTGCAAGATGATCGCGCCGCACTTCGAACGCCTCGCCAAAGAACACTCCAAGCCGAACAAGGTCGCCTTCTGCAAGATCAACGTCGACAACCAATCCACCATCGCCCGCACCCACGGCGTCAGCGCCATGCCcaccttcatcgtcttccacggcggccaggccgtcgagaccATTAAAGGCGCGAACCCACCCGCCCTGACGCAGGCCATCCAGAACGCCCTGAAGCTCCCGGACAAGGGCGGCCGCTCCGCCGCCACTTTCACAACCCCCGGCCGAaccctcggcggcgataaGCCCGCGCGTGCGAGCCTGCGACGCCCCGTGCAGTGGCAGCTGCGCGACTTCTTCAGCAATATAATCACCTTCATCGGGCTGTACCTCGTCTCGCTGTTTGCG ATTGACCCCCacaaggcggccgagatgtcgCAGTTCAACCGCGTGAATCCGCCCGCCCCAGTGGTCAAACCTgccaagggcgccgccggctctGGTACGAGGCAGGCCCCGAAGGGTCCGGCATTCAAGACGTTGGCGGACCTGGGAGGTGACGAATAG